A single genomic interval of Heteronotia binoei isolate CCM8104 ecotype False Entrance Well chromosome 11, APGP_CSIRO_Hbin_v1, whole genome shotgun sequence harbors:
- the HMGB3 gene encoding high mobility group protein B3: MAKGDPKKPKGKMSAYAFFVQTCREEHKKKNPEVPVNFAEFSKKCSERWKTMSSKEKGKFDEMAKADKVRYDREMKDYGPAKGGKKKKDPNAPKRPPSGFFLFCSEFRPKIKSTNPGISIGDVAKKLGEMWNNLSDGEKQPYNNKAAKLKEKYEKDVADYKSKGKFDGAKSAAAKAAAAARKKVEEEEEDEEDDEEEEDEEEDDE; encoded by the exons ATGGCTAAAGGTGACCCGAAGAAGCCGAAAGGCAAAATGTCGGCTTATGCTTTCTTTGTGCAGACTTGCCGTgaagaacacaagaagaagaaccctgaagTTCCTGTCAACTTTGCAGAGTTCTCCAAGAAATGCTCAGAGAGGTGGAAG ACCATGTCAAGCAAAGAGAAGGGTAAATTTGATGAAATGGCTAAAGCTGACAAAGTACGATATGATAGAGAAATGAAGGATTATGGGCCAGCTAAGGGtggtaagaagaagaaggatcCCAATGCCCCTAAAAGGCCACC GTCTGggttcttcctcttctgctcaGAATTCCGTCCCAAGATCAAGTCCaccaaccctggcatctccattggaGATGTGGCAAAGAAACTTGGTGAAATGTGGAACAACCTCAGTGATGGTGAGAAACAGCCCTATAACAACAAGGCTGCTAAACTGAAGGAGAAGTATGAAAAG GATGTTGCCGACTACAAGTCAAAAGGCAAGTTTGACGGCGCCAAGAGTGCAGCTGCCAAAGCTGCTGCTGCGGCTCGGAAAAaggtagaagaggaggaggaggatgaagaagacgatgaggaggaagaagatgaagaggaggatGACGAATGA